The Deltaproteobacteria bacterium genome contains a region encoding:
- a CDS encoding glycerol-3-phosphate dehydrogenase/oxidase — translation MTRVLRTQVLVIGGGINGTGAARDLALRGVSCVLVEKKDLGSGTTWSSSGMIHGGLRYLQKDPEVTYHSCVDSGAIQRIAPHLVFRIPFLMPVFPEDPIGPEIVEIGLEMYDRFVPLKNGRPHTRLTKAQALQLEPALSPRLDCAFTLDEWGIDAARLCVANALAAAERGAQIFTHSEAVELLRDGAGRVSGARVRDRVRGDETIVEAQLVLNAGGPWGPEVAELAREKFKLRPGKGVHLVFERRVSNLAIYARGVDGRDMFTFPHEQNSMAGTTDDDYYGDLDKIGTEEDEVAYVLEAMERSIPRIREHRVAHAIQGVRPTLYGFGAYEDELSRDYRVIDHGKEGAAPGLWTITGGKLAAYRLMAEDVANRLCAELGVTTPCSTATTPLPGGEAPLDHAALARRFGVGIPAALRLGFRHGVRAEHVLEGGAEKRTVCACEPVLEAELRHAAKHEGLRKLADCPLRVRLGNGACQGASCAGFAAQVLADELGWDGARAVREVAELAAARWHDIAPVLSGQQVAQMEVHRAVFFGMIGALEVLP, via the coding sequence GTGACGCGCGTTCTCCGCACACAGGTCCTGGTGATCGGAGGAGGCATCAACGGCACCGGCGCCGCGCGCGATCTCGCGCTGCGCGGCGTCTCGTGCGTGCTGGTGGAGAAGAAGGACCTCGGCTCGGGCACGACCTGGTCGTCGTCCGGAATGATCCACGGCGGCCTCCGGTATCTGCAGAAGGACCCCGAGGTCACGTACCACTCGTGCGTGGACTCGGGCGCGATCCAGCGCATCGCGCCGCATCTGGTGTTCCGCATCCCGTTCCTGATGCCGGTGTTTCCCGAGGATCCGATCGGGCCCGAGATCGTCGAGATCGGGCTCGAGATGTACGACCGCTTCGTGCCGCTCAAGAATGGGCGCCCGCACACGCGGCTCACGAAGGCGCAGGCGCTTCAGCTCGAGCCCGCGCTCTCGCCGCGCCTCGACTGCGCGTTCACGCTCGACGAGTGGGGCATCGACGCCGCGCGGCTCTGCGTCGCGAACGCGCTCGCTGCCGCCGAGCGCGGCGCGCAGATCTTCACGCACAGCGAGGCGGTGGAGTTGTTACGGGACGGCGCGGGCCGCGTGAGCGGCGCGCGCGTGCGCGACCGCGTGCGCGGCGACGAGACGATCGTCGAGGCACAGCTCGTGCTGAACGCGGGCGGGCCGTGGGGCCCGGAAGTGGCCGAGCTCGCGCGCGAGAAGTTCAAGCTGCGCCCCGGCAAGGGCGTCCACCTCGTGTTCGAGCGCCGCGTCTCGAACCTCGCGATCTACGCGCGCGGCGTCGACGGCCGCGACATGTTCACGTTCCCGCACGAGCAGAACTCGATGGCGGGCACCACCGACGACGACTACTACGGCGACCTCGACAAGATCGGCACCGAGGAAGACGAAGTCGCCTACGTGCTCGAAGCGATGGAGCGCTCGATCCCGCGCATCCGCGAGCACCGCGTCGCGCACGCGATCCAAGGCGTGCGGCCCACGCTCTACGGCTTCGGCGCCTACGAGGACGAGCTCTCGCGCGACTACCGCGTGATCGACCACGGCAAAGAGGGCGCGGCGCCGGGCCTGTGGACGATCACCGGCGGCAAGCTCGCGGCGTACCGGCTGATGGCCGAGGACGTCGCGAACCGGCTCTGCGCCGAGCTCGGCGTCACGACACCGTGCAGCACGGCGACCACGCCGCTGCCCGGTGGCGAGGCGCCGCTCGATCACGCGGCGCTCGCACGCAGATTCGGCGTCGGCATCCCGGCCGCTCTGCGCCTCGGCTTCCGCCACGGCGTACGCGCGGAGCACGTGCTCGAAGGGGGCGCGGAGAAGCGGACGGTGTGTGCCTGCGAGCCCGTGCTCGAGGCGGAGCTGCGCCACGCCGCGAAGCACGAAGGCCTGCGCAAGCTGGCCGACTGCCCGCTGCGCGTGCGATTGGGGAACGGCGCGTGCCAGGGCGCGAGCTGCGCGGGCTTCGCGGCGCAGGTGCTGGCCGACGAGCTCGGCTGGGACGGCGCGCGCGCGGTGCGCGAAGTCGCCGAGCTCGCGGCGGCGCGCTGGCACGACATCGCGCCCGTGCTCTCGGGGCAGCAGGTCGCGCAGATGGAAGTTCATCGCGCGGTGTTCTTCGGGATGATCGGCGCGCTCGAGGTGCTGCCGTGA